A genomic segment from Arcobacter acticola encodes:
- a CDS encoding IS1634 family transposase, with protein MSLHIRQKKNSSGTISIQIIDRVHRKYKVIETIACVKNDLDLQIYLDVANKRLEELRQQMYPTLFDENKNEELIFIELGNNDLIPIGDELIYGKLFERLGCSSVDLDCKRLQMFKNLVVSRLLYPGSKLYLIDYLEYFKKESVDKNAIYRFLDTLYEENLKLQIEKCVFDHTYAKMNQTIAFTFYDVTTLYFESESEDDLRRIGFSKEGKLARPQIQLGLFTTLQGYPLSFEVYEGNKYEGHTLVDVLKKFQNKFQLKNKPVVVADRGMLNNNNLVYLENNGYKYILAAKIKNISNDLKEQISNLIFLNDGVTHTLKFNKDIPYTDENDNKQSININQRLVLSYSTARAKKDKHNRDKALERLKKKIEFSKSITKKDLKLSYYAKYLNIDDHKCDITFNINNQKVDNDSKLDGIKGFITNDFTLTPSEIIEHYNNQYAVEQAFRISKTDLKIRPIYHRLETRIKAHILISFVSYSIYKEFDSKLKENNIKFKFSQKLLRDIIKHMFALRTNGKLVYLKFDEIQQQVYNAIKNS; from the coding sequence ATGAGTTTACATATTAGACAGAAGAAAAATAGTAGTGGAACAATCAGTATTCAGATTATCGATAGAGTTCATAGGAAATATAAGGTTATAGAAACTATTGCTTGTGTAAAAAATGATTTAGATTTACAAATTTATTTAGATGTTGCAAATAAACGTTTAGAAGAACTGCGTCAACAAATGTATCCTACTTTATTTGATGAAAATAAAAATGAAGAGTTAATATTCATAGAACTTGGAAATAATGATTTAATACCAATAGGTGATGAATTAATCTATGGAAAATTATTTGAACGATTGGGATGTTCTAGTGTAGATTTGGATTGTAAAAGACTTCAGATGTTTAAAAATCTTGTTGTATCAAGATTACTGTATCCTGGTAGTAAATTATATTTGATTGATTATCTTGAATATTTTAAAAAAGAGAGTGTAGATAAAAATGCTATCTATAGATTTTTAGATACACTTTATGAAGAGAATTTAAAACTACAAATTGAAAAATGTGTATTTGATCATACTTATGCAAAAATGAACCAAACTATTGCATTTACATTTTATGATGTTACAACCCTGTACTTTGAATCTGAGAGTGAAGACGATCTTAGACGTATTGGATTTAGTAAAGAGGGTAAATTAGCACGTCCTCAGATACAACTGGGATTGTTTACAACACTACAAGGATATCCATTAAGCTTTGAGGTTTATGAGGGTAATAAATATGAGGGACATACTTTAGTTGATGTACTTAAAAAGTTTCAAAATAAATTTCAATTAAAAAATAAACCTGTAGTTGTAGCTGATAGAGGAATGCTAAACAATAATAATCTAGTATATCTTGAAAATAATGGATATAAATATATCCTTGCAGCCAAAATAAAAAATATATCAAATGATTTAAAAGAGCAAATATCAAACTTGATATTTTTAAATGATGGAGTAACTCATACACTTAAATTTAATAAAGATATACCATATACTGATGAGAATGACAATAAACAATCCATAAATATCAATCAAAGGTTAGTTCTTTCATATTCAACGGCAAGAGCTAAGAAAGATAAACATAATAGAGATAAAGCACTTGAAAGATTAAAGAAAAAAATTGAATTCTCAAAATCTATCACAAAAAAAGATTTAAAACTATCATACTATGCTAAATATCTTAACATCGATGATCATAAATGTGATATCACTTTTAATATCAATAATCAAAAAGTTGATAATGATTCAAAATTAGATGGTATAAAAGGTTTTATTACAAATGATTTTACACTAACACCAAGTGAAATTATAGAACACTATAATAATCAATATGCAGTAGAACAAGCATTTAGAATATCAAAAACTGATCTTAAAATCAGACCCATATACCATAGGCTAGAAACCAGAATAAAGGCTCATATTCTTATTTCATTTGTATCATACTCAATTTATAAAGAGTTTGATTCAAAACTTAAAGAAAATAATATTAAATTTAAATTCTCACAAAAACTTTTAAGAGATATAATTAAACATATGTTTGCACTTAGAACAAATGGAAAATTAGTCTACTTGAAATTTGATGAAATTCAACAACAAGTTTATAATGCAATTAAAAATAGTTAA
- a CDS encoding dynamin family protein — protein MSANLNILKSFVNEYKESYSVKEVVYEEGLVGDIKKIQAKLLDEKFFPSNQLVGILNKQIRRARYPMEVAITGQFSSGKSTFLNALLSRNILPTGITPVTSKVNFINYGEEYKLKITYYSGAQEYAPIEAIADFTDQRQNEMKDIKYLTLYAPMDILKDISFVDTPGLNSQSQSDTDTTRKVLRDVGGIIWLTLIDNAGKLSEAEVLEEYMQHFKNKSLCVLNQKDKLTPDQVTTTTNYVSEKFGKYFAKVVPISARMALESRAHQKDILIHDEYTKVVNEFKKELLEKDVDDLNFFEESFKQYKSKIHAIQDSDATTNTKLLQESNIQEVIDFINETIRPQAAEAKEFAIKKDLKGICDILVKEYETITKIYDVLVDVLKDCENKVIEHFENIPDFLIWTHTF, from the coding sequence ATGAGTGCAAATTTAAATATCCTAAAAAGTTTTGTAAATGAGTACAAAGAAAGTTATTCAGTAAAAGAAGTTGTTTATGAAGAAGGTTTAGTTGGGGACATTAAAAAAATTCAAGCAAAATTACTTGATGAAAAATTCTTTCCATCAAATCAGCTTGTAGGTATTTTAAATAAACAAATTAGACGAGCAAGATATCCAATGGAAGTTGCAATTACAGGTCAATTTTCATCGGGAAAATCGACTTTTTTAAATGCCCTACTTTCAAGAAATATTTTACCAACTGGAATTACACCGGTTACTTCTAAAGTAAATTTCATCAATTATGGGGAAGAGTATAAACTAAAAATCACTTATTATTCAGGGGCACAAGAATACGCGCCAATTGAAGCAATTGCAGATTTTACAGATCAAAGACAAAATGAAATGAAAGATATAAAATATCTTACACTTTATGCACCAATGGATATTTTAAAAGATATTTCATTTGTAGATACTCCAGGACTTAATTCACAATCTCAAAGTGATACAGACACCACTAGAAAAGTTCTAAGAGATGTTGGTGGAATTATTTGGTTAACACTTATTGATAACGCAGGAAAGCTGTCAGAAGCTGAAGTTTTAGAAGAATATATGCAACACTTTAAAAATAAATCTTTATGCGTATTAAATCAAAAAGATAAATTAACTCCTGATCAAGTAACCACTACAACAAATTATGTAAGTGAAAAATTTGGTAAATATTTTGCAAAAGTTGTTCCTATATCTGCTCGAATGGCACTTGAATCAAGAGCACATCAAAAAGACATTTTAATACATGATGAATATACAAAAGTTGTAAATGAGTTTAAAAAAGAGCTATTAGAAAAAGATGTAGATGATTTAAACTTTTTCGAAGAGAGCTTTAAACAGTACAAAAGTAAAATTCATGCAATTCAAGATTCAGATGCAACAACAAATACAAAGCTTTTACAAGAATCAAATATTCAAGAAGTTATTGATTTTATTAATGAAACAATCAGACCACAAGCAGCAGAAGCAAAAGAGTTTGCTATTAAAAAAGATTTAAAAGGTATTTGTGATATTTTAGTGAAAGAGTATGAAACTATTACAAAAATTTATGATGTTTTAGTTGATGTTTTAAAAGATTGCGAAAATAAAGTTATTGAGCATTTTGAAAATATTCCTGACTTTCTCATATGGACACACACTTTTTAA